In one window of Pelorhabdus rhamnosifermentans DNA:
- a CDS encoding permease: MQTMDMFSNILSSFIEPTQLSQFINFKVTFLSIIIESLPFLLLSVFVSSLIHQFINAETIYKLLPKRKIYGIIPACFFGILLPVCDCGTVPIARSLVVKGVPLYLVIPFMFSAPIINPVTVLATHYAFTPHVSMVYLRLGMAFFIACFTGWMISLLFGESKELNRHTQFYAECSCTCADNIESSNFFLKLRNTLYGACDEFFSMGKYLILGAMIGALVQNFVPRSSLLGVGQNNILSILSMMLFGFGISVCSSADAFIASSFATSFTSGSLVAFMAFGPMIDVKNTLMLLSAFKFRFVSLLIIITIGFCITGAVLINIVSGGKII; encoded by the coding sequence ATGCAAACCATGGATATGTTCAGCAACATACTTAGTTCATTTATAGAACCGACACAATTAAGCCAGTTTATTAATTTTAAAGTCACTTTTTTGAGTATTATCATCGAATCACTGCCATTTTTATTACTGAGCGTCTTTGTATCATCATTAATCCATCAGTTTATTAATGCCGAAACCATTTACAAGCTGTTGCCGAAAAGAAAGATATATGGTATTATACCCGCTTGTTTTTTTGGAATTTTGTTACCTGTTTGCGATTGTGGAACCGTTCCGATTGCCCGCAGTTTAGTGGTAAAAGGGGTTCCCTTATACCTTGTTATTCCATTTATGTTTTCAGCTCCGATCATCAATCCTGTAACAGTGTTAGCAACGCATTATGCATTTACTCCCCATGTCAGTATGGTTTATTTACGACTAGGAATGGCTTTTTTCATTGCTTGTTTTACCGGATGGATGATAAGCCTACTATTCGGAGAGAGCAAAGAGCTGAATCGTCATACCCAATTTTATGCAGAATGTAGTTGTACCTGCGCGGACAATATTGAGTCGTCTAACTTTTTTTTAAAACTTCGTAATACCCTATATGGAGCTTGCGATGAGTTTTTTTCCATGGGTAAATATTTAATATTGGGTGCAATGATTGGAGCTTTGGTGCAAAACTTTGTTCCACGTTCTTCTTTACTGGGAGTTGGTCAAAATAATATTCTTTCCATATTGTCCATGATGTTATTTGGATTTGGTATTTCTGTTTGCTCTTCTGCTGATGCTTTCATTGCTTCTTCTTTTGCAACTTCTTTTACATCAGGATCACTTGTTGCTTTCATGGCCTTCGGACCTATGATTGATGTAAAAAATACGCTAATGTTATTATCGGCATTTAAATTTCGATTTGTATCCCTACTTATCATTATTACGATAGGTTTTTGTATTACTGGTGCCGTACTTATTAATATTGTAAGTGGAGGAAAAATCATATGA
- a CDS encoding response regulator transcription factor, whose product MLGSIYWEILRKSNQGICIFNCRSEKIYINDKAREIFLIIKSEFYQQIRVFCRETVEMFNTTENSFFNQSGVLRDSSGVINFICFSLRQGERAFICVVFDYHPIEKWEFHYRKIFTPREKQILQAIAHGKTNKEISELLWISIETVKSHIRNLFAKTGVSSRAELIGEISSGTSRRKQSKKKTPRARRC is encoded by the coding sequence ATGTTAGGTTCAATTTATTGGGAGATATTACGAAAATCCAACCAAGGTATCTGTATTTTTAATTGTCGATCCGAAAAAATATATATTAATGACAAAGCCCGGGAAATTTTTTTGATTATAAAATCCGAATTTTATCAACAAATTCGTGTTTTTTGTCGCGAAACCGTAGAAATGTTTAATACGACTGAAAACTCTTTTTTTAATCAAAGCGGTGTGTTGCGTGATTCTTCAGGGGTCATTAATTTTATTTGTTTTTCTCTTCGTCAAGGAGAACGGGCTTTTATTTGTGTTGTTTTTGATTATCATCCAATCGAAAAGTGGGAGTTTCATTATCGGAAAATTTTTACGCCACGGGAAAAGCAAATTTTACAAGCTATTGCCCACGGAAAAACCAATAAGGAAATTAGCGAATTGTTGTGGATCAGTATCGAAACAGTGAAGTCTCATATTCGTAATTTATTTGCAAAAACCGGCGTTAGTTCACGGGCTGAGTTGATTGGAGAGATTTCTTCTGGTACATCGAGGAGAAAGCAATCTAAAAAAAAGACTCCGCGGGCGCGAAGGTGTTAA
- a CDS encoding Fur family transcriptional regulator — MEQKNLTDHKEYLNKHGMKSTKQRNLIFNILNQARNIMTAEDIYLELRKANYLVNLSTVYRILDIFVDKGIALKSILPEDNKCVFELNRFEHKHHLICLKCKKIISIDKCPLTEFERHIEQQTNFNITNHKLEMYGYCNNCKESAPKST; from the coding sequence ATGGAACAGAAAAATTTAACTGATCACAAAGAATATCTAAATAAGCATGGCATGAAAAGTACGAAACAGCGAAATTTGATTTTTAATATTCTCAATCAAGCCCGTAATATTATGACGGCGGAAGATATTTATTTAGAGCTTAGAAAAGCAAATTATTTAGTGAACTTATCAACTGTATATCGAATTTTGGATATATTTGTTGATAAGGGAATTGCTTTAAAATCAATTTTACCTGAAGACAATAAATGTGTATTTGAACTAAATCGTTTCGAACATAAACACCATTTAATATGTTTGAAATGCAAAAAAATAATTAGTATTGACAAGTGTCCATTAACAGAATTTGAACGTCACATAGAACAGCAAACTAATTTTAATATAACCAATCATAAACTTGAAATGTACGGCTATTGCAATAATTGCAAAGAATCTGCGCCAAAGTCTACTTAA
- a CDS encoding YibE/F family protein, with amino-acid sequence MKKTLLCFVILFTFSVGMALAAPPNTQIQYEKGIVLSVSPLNSSGQESPIAGKGELVKIKLTSGPEIGQEVNSINYRLEQSAFTSMNVSPGDRIIVAITNDSGATQYNISDFERTNYVYILLGIFILSLLIFGGIVGIKSVIVIGFSCFLIFKIFIAQVLSFHTNITLLVFIISAVIAIVTQTFISGWTVKTRAAILGSVGGVAIAGILSNLAIHFMHLTGLESEEAMMLKATLLPTVDFQGILFAGMVLGSLGAVMDVTISIASAVNEVRNCMQEIKFKPLFLTGMNVGRDIMGTMSNTLILAYAGSSLPLILLISAQKDISSIKIMNLNLIVTEIVRALTGSIGLICAIPLTAFFSAILFRDKSSRLLRRNQIRK; translated from the coding sequence TTGAAAAAAACATTACTTTGTTTTGTAATTCTTTTTACTTTTTCTGTTGGTATGGCACTAGCTGCACCACCAAATACGCAAATACAATATGAAAAAGGAATTGTACTTTCCGTTAGTCCGCTTAATAGTTCTGGTCAAGAAAGTCCTATTGCAGGTAAAGGTGAATTGGTCAAAATCAAATTAACATCTGGTCCGGAAATCGGCCAAGAAGTCAATTCAATTAATTACCGGCTAGAACAATCTGCTTTTACTTCTATGAATGTAAGTCCTGGTGATCGAATTATCGTAGCAATTACTAATGATTCAGGTGCAACCCAATATAATATTAGTGACTTTGAGCGTACAAATTACGTTTATATATTATTAGGAATATTTATCTTAAGTTTATTAATTTTTGGTGGCATTGTTGGAATTAAATCGGTTATTGTTATCGGGTTTTCCTGTTTTTTAATTTTTAAAATTTTTATTGCTCAAGTCTTATCCTTTCATACTAATATTACATTATTGGTGTTTATCATCAGCGCAGTAATCGCCATAGTAACACAGACGTTCATAAGTGGCTGGACAGTAAAAACACGCGCTGCAATTTTAGGCTCAGTTGGTGGTGTCGCGATTGCCGGTATCTTGTCAAATCTGGCGATTCATTTTATGCATTTAACTGGCTTAGAAAGTGAAGAGGCTATGATGTTAAAAGCCACTCTATTACCGACCGTGGATTTTCAGGGCATATTATTTGCTGGTATGGTACTTGGTTCCCTGGGAGCAGTAATGGATGTGACTATTTCAATTGCTTCAGCTGTAAATGAAGTAAGAAACTGTATGCAAGAAATTAAATTCAAACCACTATTTCTTACTGGAATGAACGTAGGGCGGGACATCATGGGTACTATGTCCAATACGTTAATTTTAGCATATGCAGGTTCCTCGCTGCCTTTGATTTTGTTGATCTCCGCCCAAAAAGATATTTCGTCGATAAAAATAATGAACTTAAACTTGATTGTCACAGAAATTGTACGCGCCTTAACTGGAAGTATCGGTCTGATTTGTGCAATTCCATTAACCGCTTTTTTTTCCGCTATTCTGTTTCGCGATAAATCTTCACGTTTATTACGTCGAAATCAGATAAGAAAATAA
- a CDS encoding spore coat protein produces MIPAGTGVRQALNHIQKEEQEHVEGIFNYMNSHGMYNVQ; encoded by the coding sequence ATTATACCAGCTGGTACTGGAGTCCGGCAAGCGTTAAATCATATCCAGAAAGAAGAACAGGAACACGTCGAGGGGATTTTCAATTATATGAACAGTCATGGTATGTATAACGTACAATAA
- a CDS encoding polysaccharide deacetylase family protein: MITRRQFLTGSAGFFAALSGLSLFSKYDLINNISNSIPILLYHRVGLEGDPLTITTSRFQKDIETLSQEGYTPLSLTQLKQHIKSPNEPLPSKPIIITFDDGYLDNYTNAFPILQKYSMKASFEIITGMVGQNDRMTIPQIREMEAAGMGFGAHTVTHRSLAELNRKDAATELTKSKADLEQIIGKTVEFIAYPGGYYTAETINLAREAGYIGGFSVNPGFAMFKDAMAIRRMPIFHYDRSISYVMLRKGLLPDMLS, encoded by the coding sequence ATGATAACAAGACGTCAATTTTTAACTGGTTCCGCTGGTTTTTTTGCAGCTTTGTCAGGCCTGTCTCTTTTTTCAAAATACGATTTAATAAATAACATATCAAATAGCATACCGATACTTTTGTACCATAGGGTTGGTTTGGAAGGTGATCCACTAACAATCACCACTAGCCGGTTTCAAAAGGATATAGAAACTTTAAGCCAAGAAGGTTATACGCCTCTATCCCTTACGCAGCTTAAGCAACATATAAAATCTCCTAATGAACCGCTTCCATCAAAGCCCATAATAATTACATTTGATGACGGTTATTTAGATAATTATACGAATGCTTTTCCCATCTTGCAAAAATATTCTATGAAAGCCAGCTTTGAGATCATTACAGGTATGGTTGGACAAAACGATCGCATGACCATTCCACAAATTCGTGAAATGGAGGCTGCCGGAATGGGTTTTGGCGCACATACAGTCACACATCGGTCACTTGCTGAGTTGAATCGTAAAGATGCAGCGACGGAACTCACTAAATCAAAAGCTGATTTAGAGCAAATTATAGGAAAGACCGTTGAGTTTATTGCTTATCCCGGTGGTTATTACACTGCTGAAACTATAAATCTTGCGCGCGAAGCTGGTTATATTGGAGGATTTTCGGTAAATCCAGGTTTTGCGATGTTCAAGGATGCTATGGCAATAAGACGAATGCCAATCTTTCATTATGACAGATCTATTTCTTATGTTATGCTTCGTAAAGGACTGTTACCAGATATGCTTAGCTAG
- a CDS encoding class I SAM-dependent methyltransferase, with amino-acid sequence MAIIASERDFFNRLATSWDDMRDVNEHMLTYLSGLMGLEQGDRVLDIGSGTGVLLPFIHRGIGSTGMITALDFSEKMLECAEQKFKNLSNISFAATDIMTFQNDYFYDKVVCLNFFPHVQNKQTFLLKIYSLLKPGGSLFIMHDIPRSAVNAIHESSEIVKEDRLPEGSVLSEMLVSANFRVETMIDDEQCYFIKVVTV; translated from the coding sequence GTGGCTATCATAGCAAGTGAACGTGATTTTTTTAATCGACTGGCCACATCTTGGGATGATATGCGGGATGTCAATGAGCATATGCTGACCTATCTGTCAGGTTTAATGGGGCTTGAACAAGGGGATCGGGTTCTTGATATTGGTTCAGGGACTGGCGTGTTACTACCGTTTATTCATCGCGGGATTGGCAGCACCGGGATGATTACGGCACTAGATTTTTCGGAAAAGATGCTGGAGTGCGCTGAACAGAAGTTCAAAAATTTGTCCAATATTTCTTTTGCAGCCACGGATATTATGACTTTCCAGAATGATTATTTTTACGATAAAGTTGTTTGTCTTAATTTTTTCCCTCATGTACAGAACAAGCAGACTTTTTTATTAAAAATTTATTCCTTATTAAAACCGGGCGGTTCCTTGTTTATCATGCATGACATTCCACGTTCTGCAGTCAATGCCATTCATGAAAGTAGTGAAATCGTCAAGGAAGATCGGCTGCCTGAAGGCAGTGTTCTTAGTGAAATGTTGGTTTCAGCCAATTTTCGCGTGGAAACCATGATTGACGATGAACAATGCTATTTTATTAAAGTCGTTACTGTATAG
- a CDS encoding metal ABC transporter permease produces MLHYSFMQNAFMISILISILCPLIGMFLVLRRYSMIGDTLSHASLAGVAVGLMLNMNPIISAFLLTSLFGIIIEILRENFKKYAELILVIVLSLSVGIAITIISSGAAHANVEAFLFGSVLTVTRGDFYTVLILSAVSLVTISGLYHQLVFITFDEEGAKIAGIKNKMINYIFSVLVAATISVTLRIVGILVISSLIALPVATALQLNKGFKLTMVYSILFSFVDIMLGIIISYWINAAPGGVTAIISVFILLFILLLKKMKIYKLITQVNQ; encoded by the coding sequence ATGCTTCATTATAGTTTTATGCAAAATGCGTTTATGATTTCCATACTTATTTCCATACTGTGCCCGCTTATCGGGATGTTTCTCGTTTTAAGACGATATTCCATGATCGGCGATACCTTATCGCATGCTTCTTTAGCAGGAGTTGCGGTTGGTCTTATGCTTAATATGAATCCAATAATAAGCGCATTCTTATTAACCTCGCTATTTGGGATCATTATTGAAATTTTACGAGAAAATTTTAAGAAATATGCCGAACTTATTTTGGTCATCGTATTATCTTTATCAGTTGGAATTGCAATTACGATTATAAGTTCAGGGGCAGCTCATGCTAATGTAGAGGCTTTTTTATTTGGAAGTGTATTGACTGTAACGCGAGGGGATTTTTATACAGTTTTAATCCTGAGTGCTGTTTCTCTTGTAACAATAAGCGGATTATACCATCAATTAGTTTTTATAACCTTTGATGAAGAAGGCGCTAAAATTGCCGGAATTAAAAATAAAATGATTAATTATATATTTTCTGTCTTGGTTGCGGCGACAATTTCTGTTACTCTAAGAATTGTAGGCATTCTCGTCATAAGCTCATTAATTGCACTCCCAGTTGCAACAGCTTTGCAACTTAATAAGGGATTCAAATTGACCATGGTTTATTCGATACTGTTTAGCTTTGTTGATATCATGCTTGGTATTATTATTTCATACTGGATTAATGCAGCGCCAGGAGGCGTAACAGCAATAATTTCGGTATTCATTTTATTATTTATCCTGTTATTAAAAAAAATGAAAATTTATAAATTGATTACGCAGGTTAATCAATAG
- a CDS encoding TIGR03943 family putative permease subunit — MNRQLHFHIHSLIKSLVLLSSFNLIRVLLSAEQLSLYIHPRFTFFTEVADYLLLILALAEFSRVVSISNVPVNSLHQHSHGHDLNGGYILFVATLFFAMVFPNSTLDATQVSNRGLNTRITPNTATIENLPRPLAEELKTPKGIVVTDLKYTEIMSELNQFPDDYIGKEVNMTGFVFRSPGQSSNQISLVRYVITCCTADALPYGILCETASAKQYPDGTWLEIQGVVQKGKYDNEPVGMIKLSSIKKITEPMHPYVFPYETPE; from the coding sequence ATGAATCGGCAACTGCATTTTCATATTCATAGTTTAATTAAATCGCTGGTTTTACTAAGTAGTTTCAATTTAATACGTGTTTTATTAAGTGCTGAACAATTATCTCTTTATATTCATCCCCGATTTACTTTCTTTACAGAAGTAGCAGATTATTTGTTACTAATTTTGGCTTTAGCAGAATTTAGCCGAGTTGTCTCGATTTCTAATGTACCAGTAAATAGCCTTCATCAACATTCACATGGGCACGATCTTAACGGTGGATATATCCTGTTTGTTGCTACCTTGTTTTTTGCAATGGTATTCCCCAATTCTACATTAGATGCCACTCAGGTTTCCAATCGTGGCCTAAATACAAGAATTACGCCGAATACTGCAACAATTGAGAATCTGCCTAGACCATTAGCCGAAGAATTGAAGACACCAAAGGGAATTGTAGTAACAGATCTAAAATACACAGAAATTATGTCTGAGTTAAATCAATTCCCTGATGATTATATCGGAAAAGAAGTGAATATGACAGGATTTGTATTTCGGAGTCCGGGACAATCCAGCAATCAAATTTCGCTTGTTCGCTATGTAATCACTTGCTGCACAGCAGACGCTTTACCCTATGGGATATTGTGTGAAACTGCCTCTGCCAAACAATATCCGGACGGTACATGGCTGGAAATACAGGGAGTTGTCCAGAAGGGAAAATATGACAATGAACCTGTCGGTATGATAAAATTGTCATCAATAAAAAAGATAACAGAACCCATGCATCCCTATGTTTTTCCCTATGAAACACCTGAGTAA
- a CDS encoding OmpH family outer membrane protein translates to MKKLSFQRNNWGGLLVAVFFIFSTAGLGVPNQALAAKADSTATLGYVNRQQVFAAYPGIQDIMSRIQAMRQAAQKDFDEHGKALPQEEKTAYQNKLSREEAQRENELMKPVGDKIKAAIESVKAEKGLSVIVDANAIVSGGEDITAAVIEQEKK, encoded by the coding sequence GTGAAAAAATTATCGTTTCAAAGAAACAACTGGGGAGGGTTGCTAGTAGCTGTATTTTTCATATTCAGTACCGCCGGGCTTGGGGTTCCCAATCAGGCACTGGCCGCCAAGGCCGACAGCACGGCAACCCTCGGCTACGTGAATCGGCAGCAGGTGTTCGCCGCTTACCCCGGCATTCAGGACATAATGAGCCGCATCCAGGCTATGCGGCAGGCTGCGCAAAAGGATTTTGATGAACATGGCAAAGCGCTGCCGCAGGAAGAGAAAACGGCTTATCAGAACAAACTTTCACGCGAAGAAGCGCAGCGGGAAAACGAACTGATGAAACCCGTGGGCGATAAGATCAAGGCGGCAATAGAGAGCGTCAAAGCGGAAAAAGGATTAAGCGTCATTGTCGATGCCAACGCAATTGTTTCCGGTGGGGAAGATATTACGGCGGCAGTCATCGAACAGGAAAAAAAATAA
- a CDS encoding metal ABC transporter ATP-binding protein produces MITIQNLWFSYTPNKPYFLKDLNLTIHQGDYISILGENGSGKSTLIKLLLKLLTPTKGKIVNDFTQAAYVPQRFENLNIQFPITVYEILDCYRKTLKIKEKDCIFKYLDLVKMSNFSKALIGTLSGGQCQKIFIARALLGNPDLLVLDEPSNGVDLKSQDEIYCLIKNINRTNQVTVISVEHNLKAAIDNSTLIYHLCQGSGHLCSPNEYINEYLAATTGGDRYASL; encoded by the coding sequence ATGATTACGATACAAAATTTGTGGTTTTCTTATACTCCCAATAAGCCTTATTTTTTAAAGGATTTGAATTTAACCATTCATCAAGGCGACTATATTTCCATCTTAGGGGAGAATGGATCAGGTAAAAGTACGTTGATAAAGTTACTGTTGAAGTTGCTGACACCCACTAAGGGTAAAATTGTTAATGATTTTACACAAGCAGCTTATGTTCCGCAACGCTTTGAGAACTTGAATATACAATTTCCTATAACGGTATATGAAATTTTAGACTGTTATAGGAAAACTTTAAAGATTAAAGAGAAAGATTGTATCTTTAAATATTTGGATTTAGTAAAAATGAGCAATTTCAGCAAAGCTTTAATTGGGACTCTCTCAGGCGGTCAGTGTCAAAAAATATTTATTGCCCGCGCATTGCTGGGAAATCCAGATTTACTTGTATTGGACGAACCGTCTAATGGAGTTGATCTAAAGAGCCAGGATGAAATTTATTGCTTAATTAAAAACATAAACCGAACCAATCAGGTTACAGTTATTTCGGTGGAACATAATCTTAAAGCGGCGATTGATAACTCTACACTTATTTACCACTTATGCCAAGGAAGCGGACATCTCTGTAGTCCCAATGAGTATATCAACGAATATCTAGCTGCAACTACAGGGGGTGACCGTTATGCTTCATTATAG
- a CDS encoding metal ABC transporter substrate-binding protein: MVKKFFLSFLLFCMILSLSACGSSGNDSSTAQQQQAKLKVVVSFNAMKEFAQAIGKDKVDIQTIIPDGTEPHDFEPTANDLEGLSTAKIFIYNGFGMENSWLDKALQAVNNKNLIIVEASKGATPIANTDPEVIKDDGQYDPHLWVSLKGAEIEAKNIKDAFVTADPANKDYYEKNYTDFYNQLEQLYTEYDNKFKSVTNKSFVTGHAAFGYLSRDFELKQNSVEDVFADGEPSAKKLKELTDYCKENQIKTIFVEDMVSPKVSEALANEVGAKAEKIYTIESKEDNKDYIQSMRNNLEEIYTSLK; the protein is encoded by the coding sequence ATGGTAAAAAAATTTTTTTTAAGTTTCCTTTTATTTTGTATGATTCTCAGCTTGTCAGCTTGCGGATCATCCGGTAATGATTCATCAACAGCTCAGCAACAACAAGCTAAGCTAAAAGTCGTAGTTTCTTTTAATGCGATGAAAGAATTTGCCCAAGCAATAGGTAAGGATAAAGTTGACATTCAAACCATAATACCCGATGGTACTGAACCACATGATTTTGAACCAACGGCCAATGATTTAGAAGGCTTAAGTACTGCCAAAATATTTATTTACAATGGTTTTGGCATGGAAAATTCATGGCTAGATAAAGCTTTACAAGCAGTAAATAATAAAAATTTAATAATAGTAGAAGCATCGAAAGGTGCTACACCTATAGCTAATACAGACCCGGAAGTAATCAAAGATGATGGACAATACGATCCGCATTTATGGGTTAGCTTAAAAGGAGCCGAAATCGAAGCGAAAAATATAAAAGATGCTTTTGTAACAGCAGACCCTGCGAACAAAGATTATTACGAAAAAAATTATACGGATTTTTATAATCAACTGGAACAACTTTATACTGAGTATGATAATAAATTTAAGAGCGTAACAAATAAAAGTTTTGTTACGGGACACGCGGCTTTTGGTTATTTATCAAGAGATTTTGAATTGAAACAAAACAGCGTGGAAGATGTCTTTGCGGATGGTGAACCAAGTGCAAAAAAGCTAAAAGAATTAACTGACTATTGTAAGGAAAACCAAATTAAAACAATTTTTGTCGAAGATATGGTAAGTCCAAAAGTTTCAGAAGCCTTAGCTAATGAAGTTGGAGCTAAGGCAGAAAAAATTTATACGATTGAAAGTAAAGAAGACAATAAAGATTACATACAGAGTATGCGTAATAATCTAGAGGAGATTTATACTAGTTTAAAATAA
- a CDS encoding CHAP domain-containing protein, with product MKMGHFYYLLFLALWIPVTVFACDCNPDASPWYKHLPNQSLGYIAQEFDKLAPAPGMNWNGDADDWFSNAAQFDWIEKTAPQDARVGAIILWENDNREISVGIVRQVTADHIVYELTNKDGVFIQSSIDFDTLANQFHLIGYIYPVKVDENKQARLILK from the coding sequence TTGAAAATGGGCCATTTTTATTATTTATTGTTTCTAGCATTATGGATACCTGTCACCGTATTTGCTTGCGACTGTAATCCTGATGCCAGCCCATGGTACAAGCATCTTCCAAACCAATCACTTGGTTATATCGCACAAGAGTTTGACAAACTGGCGCCTGCCCCGGGAATGAATTGGAATGGCGATGCTGATGATTGGTTTTCTAATGCTGCTCAATTTGACTGGATAGAAAAGACAGCTCCTCAAGATGCTAGGGTAGGAGCGATTATTTTATGGGAAAATGACAATCGCGAAATATCCGTCGGCATAGTCCGCCAAGTTACTGCCGATCATATCGTCTATGAATTAACCAATAAAGATGGTGTTTTTATACAATCTTCCATTGATTTCGACACACTTGCTAATCAATTTCATTTGATTGGTTATATTTACCCTGTAAAAGTGGATGAAAACAAACAGGCCCGCCTTATTCTAAAATGA
- a CDS encoding DsbA family protein, protein MRKILCKIAKVLLLFMVMIHYGTTLSTVSAQAIRGNPLAPITIVEYVDFQCPDCVQAKKLVDQVLTKYDGKVQLKLKHYPHATHPFAMSAAQVFEALDRQDEEKAWAFYDLAMAEQPVLKNGNNGLQYLVDKLNLSQPEKDQLNRDLADPTIEEAIQNNIDEEKNLGFHNTPAFFINGIHLTNDPSLDDFSQLIDSLL, encoded by the coding sequence ATGCGAAAAATTCTCTGCAAAATTGCGAAAGTCTTATTGCTCTTCATGGTAATGATTCATTATGGGACAACGCTGTCTACTGTATCAGCGCAGGCCATTCGTGGCAATCCTCTGGCACCCATTACAATTGTCGAATACGTTGATTTTCAATGTCCTGATTGTGTTCAAGCGAAAAAGCTAGTCGATCAAGTATTGACTAAATATGATGGCAAAGTCCAATTAAAATTAAAACACTATCCCCATGCCACTCACCCCTTTGCGATGTCCGCTGCACAAGTTTTTGAGGCTCTAGACCGCCAAGACGAAGAAAAAGCCTGGGCATTTTATGATTTGGCCATGGCTGAACAGCCCGTTTTAAAAAATGGCAACAACGGACTGCAATATTTAGTGGACAAACTCAATTTATCGCAACCAGAGAAGGACCAGTTGAATCGCGATCTGGCCGATCCAACAATCGAAGAAGCCATTCAAAACAATATTGACGAGGAAAAGAACCTAGGGTTTCACAACACTCCTGCCTTTTTCATCAATGGAATTCATCTGACAAATGATCCTTCATTGGATGATTTCTCCCAGTTAATTGACTCCTTACTATAA
- a CDS encoding DUF2325 domain-containing protein, whose translation MSIVVVGADHLGGIEKNLYSLGVTEITHVSARKSLTRSKLKLPKATALVLVLTDYVNHGTAAHVKFVAKAQDIPLVYAKRSWSSVEEKLNACHFFDVT comes from the coding sequence ATGTCGATTGTTGTTGTTGGTGCTGATCATCTAGGGGGTATTGAAAAGAATCTATATTCATTAGGTGTTACCGAAATTACCCATGTTTCAGCAAGAAAGTCTTTGACTAGAAGTAAGTTAAAATTGCCCAAAGCCACAGCTTTGGTGTTAGTCCTTACTGATTATGTAAATCATGGAACTGCTGCTCATGTTAAATTTGTGGCTAAAGCTCAAGATATTCCTCTAGTTTATGCCAAGAGATCGTGGAGTTCAGTGGAAGAAAAATTAAATGCCTGTCATTTTTTTGATGTCACATAA